The following are encoded together in the Bacillus cereus group sp. RP43 genome:
- the rsgA gene encoding ribosome small subunit-dependent GTPase A — protein MNQNILESFGWDSFFEEQAVENYEVGRILLEHKHIYRIICNDGEYVAELSGKFRHEALTKGDYPAVGDWVYIKKIENEKKAIIHRIFPRRSSFSRQEAGNRTEEQIIAANVDYLFLVNALNHDFNVRRMERYLLLAYESGAMPVIVLTKSSLCEDVEQKIAETEAVAIGVPIFVVDSLVYVGIESLQQFVSPGKTVALVGSSGAGKSTLLNALIGTDVAKTGDIREEDSKGRHTTTHRELFQLPSGGLVIDTPGMRELQLWEGSSAIQTTFSDIEDLANTCRFRDCKHNGEPGCAVRSAIDNGIIPVERLLSYKKLQRELAYVMRKQNITLARAERDRWKKISKQHKKM, from the coding sequence TTGAATCAAAATATTTTAGAATCGTTCGGATGGGATTCTTTTTTTGAGGAACAAGCTGTAGAGAACTATGAAGTAGGACGTATTTTACTTGAGCATAAGCATATATATCGGATTATTTGTAATGATGGTGAATATGTAGCGGAACTGTCTGGAAAGTTTCGTCATGAAGCGTTAACGAAGGGGGATTATCCGGCAGTTGGTGATTGGGTGTATATAAAGAAAATAGAAAATGAGAAAAAGGCAATTATTCACCGTATTTTCCCGAGAAGAAGTTCTTTTTCAAGACAAGAAGCTGGTAACAGAACTGAAGAACAAATTATTGCGGCAAATGTAGATTATCTATTTTTAGTGAATGCTCTTAACCATGATTTCAACGTAAGAAGGATGGAACGTTATTTGCTATTGGCTTATGAGAGTGGTGCAATGCCTGTTATTGTTTTAACGAAGAGTAGTTTATGTGAAGATGTGGAACAGAAAATTGCAGAAACTGAAGCAGTAGCAATCGGTGTCCCGATATTTGTTGTTGATAGCTTAGTGTACGTCGGAATAGAATCATTGCAACAATTTGTTTCACCAGGAAAAACAGTTGCTTTAGTTGGATCTTCAGGTGCAGGGAAATCTACTTTGTTAAATGCATTAATAGGAACAGATGTAGCAAAAACCGGAGATATACGTGAAGAAGATAGTAAAGGAAGACATACGACAACTCACCGTGAATTGTTCCAATTACCGAGTGGCGGTTTAGTAATTGATACTCCTGGTATGAGGGAACTTCAGCTTTGGGAAGGAAGCTCGGCAATTCAAACTACATTTTCTGATATTGAAGATCTTGCAAATACTTGCCGCTTTCGAGATTGTAAACATAACGGTGAACCAGGATGTGCAGTGCGAAGTGCTATAGATAACGGAATTATACCCGTAGAGCGCTTGCTAAGCTATAAAAAGCTGCAAAGAGAATTGGCATATGTTATGAGAAAACAAAACATTACTCTGGCAAGAGCAGAACGAGATAGATGGAAAAAGATTTCTAAACAACATAAAAAAATGTAA
- a CDS encoding DinB family protein, whose protein sequence is MYIDYRIRNVDGYTKNIGELVSMMEHTRAVTLQEIDDLEVEQLDLIMPSGENSIGALLKHIAAIEKVHQIISFQNRDFTKEELEIWRDALYLGEAGRCIRGNEIQYYVQLLHKVRKNTLECLREQGDEWLMSERKWPNGVVYNQHYLWFHVLEDEISHRGQIRMLKNKLFENYVKLGSFLKGYSI, encoded by the coding sequence ATGTATATAGATTATCGAATAAGAAATGTAGATGGTTATACAAAAAATATAGGGGAACTAGTAAGTATGATGGAGCATACGCGGGCAGTAACATTACAGGAAATAGATGATTTAGAAGTGGAGCAATTGGATTTAATAATGCCGAGTGGTGAGAATTCAATTGGTGCTTTACTAAAGCATATAGCGGCTATAGAGAAAGTCCATCAAATTATTTCTTTTCAAAACCGTGATTTCACAAAAGAAGAATTAGAAATATGGAGAGATGCACTGTATTTAGGGGAAGCAGGGAGATGTATTCGTGGCAATGAAATACAGTATTATGTACAACTTTTACATAAAGTTCGAAAAAATACATTAGAGTGCTTGAGAGAACAGGGTGATGAATGGCTAATGTCAGAAAGAAAGTGGCCAAATGGCGTAGTGTATAATCAGCACTACCTTTGGTTTCATGTGCTAGAAGATGAAATTAGTCATCGTGGACAAATTAGAATGCTAAAAAATAAATTATTTGAAAATTACGTTAAATTAGGTAGCTTTTTAAAAGGATATTCCATATAA
- a CDS encoding DUF4257 domain-containing protein, translating to MEMYQWLTAVLVGGVTGFVSHLINNQGKLLLPRRLKTFFHFGFLTDIFTGSLAALLGLVLFDVTLIKEIIKVSIVTAISGQTFLLHQALGGEQAKNTQIGKADEKIQEIDKLLRR from the coding sequence ATGGAAATGTATCAATGGCTAACTGCTGTTCTAGTTGGTGGCGTTACTGGCTTCGTTTCCCATCTGATCAATAACCAAGGTAAGTTATTGCTTCCACGCCGTTTAAAAACGTTTTTCCACTTTGGTTTTTTAACCGATATATTTACCGGTAGCCTAGCTGCACTACTTGGACTCGTTTTATTCGATGTCACCTTAATTAAAGAAATAATAAAAGTATCTATTGTAACCGCTATTTCAGGCCAAACATTTTTACTTCATCAAGCTTTAGGTGGTGAACAGGCTAAAAATACGCAAATTGGGAAAGCTGATGAGAAAATTCAAGAAATTGACAAATTATTACGACGTTAA
- a CDS encoding MFS transporter, with translation MKRVLAVFFTIMFMIGTDTFLISPLLPTLQQVYHVSTELSGWMVSSYALGYAGFALIAGPISDGLNRKKVMVLGMIFFAISTFLCGIAPSFLWMLIFRFLAGVSAAFVSPQVWASIPLLIEKKQIVKAIGIATAGLSVAQILGLPIGAYLATIHYTTPFFVIGILSALLVISIGVFIPEIKPVQTEDNKQSILQRYKQLLRDSKVSLSYFAYFIFQTGNFAAFSFFGVWLSVQFGLQVSEVGTAMLILGLGNLTGNIFGSKIVNKIGYNISFYGGIILIAVLYVILPHIKNIIFVELFFFILFFVTGILFVLMIGHLQNISSIARGTGAALANASMYIGQMIGAAVAGVLFATSHSFVLVGCFTALLYIIALFFFRKSEKLAEENKKGLAS, from the coding sequence ATGAAAAGAGTACTAGCTGTATTCTTTACGATAATGTTTATGATTGGTACAGATACTTTCTTAATTTCACCACTTTTGCCGACATTACAACAGGTGTATCATGTTTCAACTGAATTGTCAGGATGGATGGTAAGTTCATATGCTTTAGGTTATGCTGGATTTGCGCTTATCGCTGGTCCTATATCAGATGGATTAAACAGAAAAAAAGTAATGGTACTAGGCATGATCTTTTTCGCAATTAGTACGTTTTTGTGCGGAATTGCACCCAGTTTTTTATGGATGCTGATTTTTCGGTTTTTAGCAGGGGTAAGTGCAGCGTTTGTATCCCCGCAAGTGTGGGCATCTATTCCGCTCCTTATAGAGAAGAAGCAAATTGTGAAAGCAATTGGGATTGCAACAGCGGGTTTATCAGTCGCTCAAATTCTTGGGCTACCAATCGGAGCTTATTTAGCAACAATACATTATACAACACCATTTTTTGTCATTGGCATATTGTCAGCATTACTTGTTATTTCTATTGGTGTTTTTATACCAGAAATAAAGCCTGTTCAAACAGAGGATAATAAACAATCAATCTTACAGCGCTATAAACAATTACTTAGAGATTCAAAGGTTTCACTCTCTTATTTTGCATATTTTATTTTTCAGACTGGTAATTTCGCAGCATTCTCATTCTTTGGCGTATGGCTTTCAGTTCAATTTGGTTTACAGGTTAGTGAAGTAGGCACAGCTATGCTTATATTGGGATTAGGAAATCTAACCGGTAATATCTTTGGTTCTAAGATCGTAAACAAAATCGGTTATAATATTTCTTTTTATGGTGGAATTATATTAATAGCAGTGTTATATGTAATACTTCCCCATATAAAGAACATTATATTTGTCGAGTTATTTTTCTTTATTTTATTTTTTGTAACAGGAATTTTGTTTGTATTGATGATAGGACACTTACAAAACATATCTAGCATAGCAAGAGGAACAGGGGCTGCTCTTGCTAATGCTTCTATGTATATTGGCCAAATGATTGGAGCGGCAGTAGCTGGAGTGTTATTTGCTACGTCTCATAGTTTTGTTTTAGTAGGATGTTTTACAGCGTTACTGTATATTATTGCGTTATTCTTCTTTAGAAAAAGTGAAAAGCTTGCTGAAGAAAATAAAAAAGGACTTGCATCGTAG
- a CDS encoding aldo/keto reductase, which translates to MKYTKLQKAGLNISKLGLGTNAVGGHNLYADVNEEEGKRLIEEAIQQGITFFDTADSYGFGRSEELVGEVLKEKRHEFVLATKGGIQPLLNGEVYINNEPSYLRNAVENSLRRLQTDYIDLYYLHFTNPETSYIDSIGELTRLKEEGKIRSIGISNVNIEQLKEANQHGHIDVVQSPYNMLDRTAEEELLPYCIEAGISFIPYGPLAFGILGGKYTEDFKLSEDDWRQSVNLFEENTYKSNFKKVEKLKGLAEENNIAVSHLALAWLLNKKGIDTVIPGGKRAAQIRESVRAVDVSLNEKDMKEIQSILED; encoded by the coding sequence ATGAAGTATACAAAATTGCAAAAGGCAGGACTAAATATTTCAAAGTTGGGGTTAGGAACAAATGCTGTAGGGGGACATAATTTATACGCTGATGTGAATGAGGAAGAAGGGAAACGATTAATAGAAGAAGCTATTCAGCAAGGAATTACATTTTTTGATACAGCGGATTCATACGGTTTCGGTAGATCAGAGGAATTGGTAGGAGAAGTATTAAAGGAGAAACGCCACGAATTTGTACTTGCTACAAAAGGTGGAATACAGCCGTTATTAAATGGAGAGGTTTATATTAATAATGAACCAAGCTATTTAAGAAATGCTGTGGAAAATAGTTTAAGAAGATTACAGACTGATTATATTGATTTATATTATTTACACTTTACAAATCCTGAAACAAGTTACATAGATTCAATTGGAGAGCTTACGCGCCTAAAAGAAGAAGGGAAAATCCGTTCAATCGGAATATCCAACGTAAACATAGAGCAATTAAAAGAAGCAAATCAACATGGTCATATAGATGTTGTACAATCGCCTTACAATATGTTAGATCGTACTGCCGAGGAAGAACTATTACCGTATTGTATAGAAGCTGGGATTTCATTTATACCGTATGGACCTCTTGCCTTTGGAATATTAGGTGGTAAATATACAGAAGATTTCAAATTGAGCGAAGACGATTGGCGCCAAAGTGTAAATCTATTTGAAGAAAATACATATAAGAGTAACTTTAAGAAAGTTGAAAAGTTAAAGGGTTTAGCTGAAGAAAATAATATTGCAGTGTCTCATTTAGCGTTAGCGTGGTTATTAAATAAAAAGGGAATTGATACTGTGATTCCTGGCGGGAAGCGAGCAGCGCAAATAAGAGAAAGTGTAAGAGCGGTCGACGTTTCATTGAATGAGAAGGATATGAAAGAAATCCAATCTATATTAGAAGATTAG
- a CDS encoding ArsR family transcriptional regulator: MRTLYHPNREEIQFSSVLYALSDQIRLQIVNMLLEKNEQSCGSLNIPIAKSTLSHHFKVLRESGVMYTRLEGTQRFISIRAEDLNARFPGLLDVVIHATEPY, translated from the coding sequence ATGCGTACACTCTATCATCCGAACCGAGAGGAAATTCAATTCTCTTCAGTCTTATATGCACTTAGCGATCAAATCCGTTTACAAATTGTAAATATGTTACTTGAGAAAAATGAGCAATCTTGTGGATCATTAAACATCCCTATCGCGAAATCAACTTTATCTCATCATTTCAAAGTTTTACGTGAATCAGGTGTTATGTATACACGCCTTGAAGGAACACAACGTTTCATTTCAATTCGTGCAGAAGATTTAAATGCTCGATTCCCTGGTTTATTAGATGTTGTAATACATGCGACAGAACCATACTAA
- a CDS encoding serine protease — protein MNSSTANKQKGIKLIPFTVNKVVEQVNEIPPGVQLIHAPEVWEKSAKGKDIVVAVLDTGCDVSHVDLKDRIIGGRNFTKDYEGDPKIYLDNNGHGTHVAGTIAATENGVGVLGVAPLAKMLVLKVLAGDGSGSYEQIIEAIHYAVNWRGPNKEEVRVISMSLGGPQDIPELHEAIQNAVNQDVLVVCAAGNDGDCNDNTEELDFPGAYAEVIEVGAVNLERKIACFSNSNQEIDLVAPGDEILSTYPGGKYAVLSGTSMATPHVAGALALLIKQCEREYGRKLSEPEIYAQLIKRTVPLGYERTSEGNGLIDLLKE, from the coding sequence ATGAATAGTAGTACAGCGAATAAACAAAAAGGCATTAAATTAATTCCGTTCACTGTAAATAAAGTGGTCGAACAAGTAAACGAAATTCCACCAGGTGTACAATTGATTCATGCTCCAGAAGTATGGGAAAAGAGTGCGAAAGGGAAAGATATTGTCGTTGCCGTTTTAGATACAGGTTGTGATGTAAGTCATGTAGATTTAAAAGATCGTATTATTGGTGGGAGAAATTTTACGAAAGATTATGAAGGGGATCCGAAAATTTATCTTGATAATAATGGGCATGGTACTCATGTAGCGGGGACAATCGCGGCCACTGAAAATGGAGTGGGTGTATTAGGTGTAGCACCACTTGCTAAAATGCTAGTTTTAAAAGTATTAGCGGGAGATGGTTCTGGAAGCTATGAGCAAATTATTGAGGCGATTCATTACGCTGTAAATTGGAGAGGACCTAATAAAGAAGAAGTCAGAGTTATTTCGATGTCACTTGGTGGTCCGCAAGACATTCCGGAATTACATGAAGCTATTCAAAATGCAGTAAATCAAGATGTTCTCGTTGTATGTGCTGCAGGAAATGATGGAGATTGTAATGATAATACGGAGGAACTAGATTTCCCAGGTGCTTATGCTGAAGTAATTGAAGTTGGTGCTGTCAATTTAGAGCGGAAAATTGCATGTTTTAGTAATTCAAATCAAGAAATTGATTTAGTAGCGCCAGGTGATGAAATACTATCTACGTATCCAGGAGGGAAATATGCGGTATTAAGTGGTACTTCAATGGCGACGCCGCATGTAGCTGGAGCATTAGCACTTCTTATTAAGCAGTGTGAGAGAGAGTATGGTAGAAAGCTATCAGAACCGGAAATATATGCGCAACTAATTAAAAGAACCGTACCTTTAGGATATGAGCGTACATCTGAAGGAAATGGATTAATAGATTTATTAAAAGAATAG
- a CDS encoding AbrB/MazE/SpoVT family DNA-binding domain-containing protein yields MKATGIIRKVDELGRIVIPKELRDVLGIQIKSPLEIFVEEDKVILQKYQPYNACQITGDVSDQNISLANGNITVSIEGAKHVIKEIEQFLKKSEI; encoded by the coding sequence ATGAAAGCGACAGGAATTATTCGAAAAGTAGATGAATTGGGACGGATAGTTATTCCTAAAGAATTACGAGATGTATTAGGAATACAGATCAAATCACCACTTGAAATTTTTGTAGAAGAAGACAAAGTCATTTTACAAAAATATCAACCTTACAATGCTTGTCAAATAACAGGTGATGTTTCAGACCAAAATATTTCATTAGCAAATGGAAACATTACTGTTAGTATAGAAGGCGCAAAACATGTAATAAAAGAAATTGAGCAGTTTTTGAAAAAGAGTGAGATTTAG
- a CDS encoding FtsX-like permease family protein codes for MNIRELAYRNVTRNRRTYSAYFLSSAFAIMAFFVYSFFAFHPALSAGELGKYVFVSMSFAQSIIYVFTFFFILYSMGMFLKTRKRELGILMMLGMTKYQLKRLIFFENIMIGIGAIIFGILSGMLFSGVLIFVAPMILKLDISLSYYIPMKAVVVTSIMFFILFMIISLFSAGMVRKNNIMKLFRGSAEAKPEPKASIISSILAVVLLSAGYTGALMSHGAMVFVMMIPVTTVVIIGTYLLYKQLSVFIIRLCKKSKRFYWTQTNIITLSDLAYRMRDNARMFFIVTIISTVAFSAIGTLVGFTSMTKGIMERPIAFHYHSNQGNSNESQHLKIIDEGLKKHNIVASKTNISSKKTEEQSLRNAIFIKESDYKEYATLTGEAFNAVSNKKALFLSVEIPGPPMKERKEITLPNMNEPLHVKKVNTSSLSKILRGNVYVISNNQYDALQDGFKEEKDYVYKTDGTKDEIEVGKELTHQMKPYQEHATFSAEEYEQHQSLQIAGPILFVGFFIGIVFFVCAGSFLYFRLFSDLEDDTRLFEMIRKVGLTSGELSKAVTIRLALLFFVPIGVATLHGAVALTALGQMFEYSLFKENTIVLSIFVSIQVLYFVTIRARYLKQLKERLNIR; via the coding sequence ATGAACATTAGAGAACTCGCATATCGGAATGTAACGCGAAATAGACGGACATATTCAGCATATTTTTTGAGTAGTGCATTTGCTATTATGGCTTTTTTTGTATATTCATTTTTTGCGTTTCATCCGGCATTAAGTGCAGGAGAATTAGGAAAGTATGTATTTGTAAGTATGTCGTTTGCACAGTCTATTATTTACGTATTTACATTCTTTTTTATTTTATATTCAATGGGAATGTTTTTAAAAACGAGAAAGCGTGAACTAGGAATTTTAATGATGCTTGGTATGACGAAATATCAATTAAAGCGTCTTATCTTCTTTGAAAATATTATGATTGGAATAGGGGCAATTATTTTCGGGATTCTTTCAGGTATGTTGTTTTCAGGAGTATTAATTTTTGTAGCTCCAATGATATTAAAACTAGATATTTCCTTATCCTATTACATACCAATGAAAGCAGTTGTTGTAACGAGTATTATGTTTTTTATATTATTTATGATCATTTCATTATTTAGTGCTGGAATGGTTCGTAAAAATAATATTATGAAATTGTTTAGAGGATCAGCAGAGGCGAAGCCAGAACCGAAAGCATCAATTATTTCTTCTATATTAGCAGTAGTATTGCTTAGTGCTGGTTATACAGGCGCTCTTATGTCACATGGTGCTATGGTATTTGTGATGATGATTCCAGTTACAACGGTAGTCATTATCGGTACGTATTTGCTGTACAAGCAGTTGAGTGTCTTTATTATTCGGCTATGTAAAAAAAGTAAACGTTTCTATTGGACACAGACAAATATTATTACGTTGTCAGATTTAGCGTACCGTATGAGAGATAACGCAAGAATGTTCTTTATTGTAACGATAATTTCAACTGTAGCATTTTCGGCAATAGGTACATTAGTTGGCTTTACATCAATGACGAAAGGGATTATGGAGAGACCAATTGCGTTTCATTACCACTCTAACCAAGGGAATAGTAATGAATCACAGCATCTGAAGATAATTGATGAGGGACTAAAAAAACATAATATAGTAGCTTCAAAAACTAATATTTCATCTAAGAAAACGGAGGAGCAGTCATTAAGAAACGCCATTTTTATAAAAGAATCAGATTATAAGGAATATGCAACGTTAACAGGAGAAGCATTTAACGCCGTATCAAATAAAAAGGCTTTATTTTTGTCAGTCGAAATACCAGGACCACCGATGAAAGAAAGAAAAGAAATTACTTTACCAAACATGAATGAACCTTTACATGTGAAAAAAGTAAATACCTCTTCATTAAGTAAAATACTAAGAGGTAACGTTTATGTAATCTCTAATAATCAATATGATGCATTACAAGATGGATTTAAAGAGGAAAAAGATTATGTGTACAAAACAGACGGAACGAAAGATGAAATTGAGGTGGGTAAAGAACTAACTCATCAGATGAAGCCTTATCAAGAACATGCAACGTTTAGTGCAGAAGAGTACGAACAACACCAAAGTTTACAAATCGCAGGACCAATTTTATTTGTAGGTTTCTTTATTGGTATTGTATTTTTCGTATGTGCAGGAAGCTTCCTTTACTTCCGTTTATTTTCAGATTTGGAGGATGATACTCGTTTATTTGAAATGATTCGAAAAGTTGGCTTAACGAGTGGGGAATTATCGAAAGCAGTTACAATCCGATTGGCACTTTTATTCTTCGTTCCGATAGGTGTTGCAACATTACATGGGGCAGTAGCGTTAACTGCGTTAGGACAGATGTTTGAGTACTCACTGTTTAAAGAGAATACGATTGTATTAAGTATTTTTGTAAGTATTCAAGTTTTGTATTTCGTCACTATACGAGCTCGTTATTTAAAACAATTGAAAGAAAGATTGAATATTCGTTAA
- the nadE gene encoding ammonia-dependent NAD(+) synthetase, giving the protein MTLQEQIMKALHVQPVIDPKVEIRKRVDFLKDYVKKTGAKGFVLGISGGQDSTLAGRLAQLAVEEIRNEGGNATFIAVRLPYKVQKDEDDAQLALQFIQADQSTAFDIASTVDAFSNQYENLLGESLTDFNKGNVKARIRMVTQYAIGGQKGLLVIGTDHAAEAVTGFFTKFGDGGADLLPLTGLTKRQGRALLQELGADERLYLKMPTADLLDEKPGQADETELGITYDQLDDYLEGKSVPADVAEKIEKRYTVSEHKRQVPASMFDDWWK; this is encoded by the coding sequence ATGACATTACAAGAACAGATTATGAAAGCATTACATGTTCAGCCTGTAATTGATCCGAAAGTAGAAATTCGTAAACGAGTTGATTTCTTAAAAGATTATGTGAAAAAAACAGGTGCGAAAGGATTTGTACTTGGAATTAGCGGCGGCCAAGACTCTACATTAGCAGGACGCTTAGCACAGCTTGCAGTTGAAGAAATTCGTAACGAAGGTGGTAACGCAACGTTTATCGCTGTACGTCTTCCTTACAAAGTGCAAAAGGATGAAGATGACGCACAATTAGCATTACAATTTATTCAAGCTGATCAATCAACTGCATTTGATATCGCTTCAACCGTTGATGCTTTTTCAAATCAATACGAGAACTTATTAGGTGAATCATTAACTGATTTCAATAAAGGTAACGTGAAAGCTCGTATCCGTATGGTTACACAATATGCAATTGGTGGACAAAAAGGTCTACTTGTTATCGGAACAGATCATGCCGCAGAAGCTGTAACAGGATTCTTTACAAAATTCGGAGATGGTGGTGCAGATTTATTACCATTAACAGGATTAACGAAGCGCCAAGGACGTGCTTTATTACAAGAGTTAGGTGCAGATGAGCGACTTTACTTAAAAATGCCAACAGCTGATTTATTAGATGAAAAGCCAGGTCAAGCTGATGAAACAGAATTAGGCATTACTTACGATCAATTAGATGATTATTTAGAAGGTAAATCAGTTCCAGCTGACGTTGCAGAAAAAATCGAAAAGCGTTACACAGTGAGTGAACATAAAAGACAAGTACCAGCGTCAATGTTTGATGATTGGTGGAAATAG
- a CDS encoding NUDIX domain-containing protein, with amino-acid sequence MANYIKELREKIGHDYVILNFAGGCLFNELGEVLLQKRGDFNTWGFPGGAMEIGESAAETAIREIKEETGYDVEIHELIGVYTKYFQTYPNGDKAQTIVMCFSCSIIGGNKKIDGDETLDLKFFPLDKMPPLFCKQHEDCLQDLLEKRVGVYR; translated from the coding sequence ATGGCGAATTATATAAAGGAATTACGTGAAAAAATAGGGCATGATTATGTTATTTTAAATTTTGCAGGTGGTTGTTTATTTAATGAACTTGGTGAAGTGCTTCTGCAAAAAAGAGGAGACTTTAATACTTGGGGATTTCCGGGCGGTGCAATGGAAATCGGGGAATCTGCGGCAGAAACTGCGATTCGAGAAATTAAAGAAGAAACTGGGTATGATGTAGAAATACATGAGCTTATTGGAGTGTATACAAAATATTTTCAAACATATCCAAATGGAGATAAAGCACAGACAATTGTGATGTGCTTTTCATGCTCAATAATTGGAGGGAATAAAAAAATAGACGGTGATGAAACGTTAGATTTGAAATTTTTCCCATTAGACAAAATGCCTCCGTTATTTTGTAAACAACATGAAGATTGCTTGCAAGATTTATTGGAGAAAAGAGTAGGGGTATATCGCTAA
- a CDS encoding DUF4083 domain-containing protein, which produces MNLFENNIFTLIYTCLVIGLIVLFFVSFTLFIKRLLQNNTMKKQHVINMNQKLDRIIELLEKDKKE; this is translated from the coding sequence ATGAATTTGTTCGAAAATAATATATTTACATTGATATATACTTGTTTAGTAATCGGACTTATCGTTTTGTTTTTTGTATCATTTACTCTGTTCATTAAAAGATTATTGCAAAACAACACTATGAAAAAACAACATGTGATCAATATGAATCAGAAGTTAGATCGGATTATTGAATTGCTTGAAAAAGATAAAAAAGAATGA
- a CDS encoding transglutaminase domain-containing protein produces MGGLHASSVTYAATNPTTVTTQSDAKLLNDFSKELKKQIDNREENITITYKTKDRNARNIMDQLYGEFNKIVDADEYVKYNVASTKYSIKGLPGNYTFTLQVKYRESKEQTQYVKSQAKAIIGSIVQPGMDEHEKVKAIHDYVVKHVSYDTSYQAYTAYEALANRSAVCQGYTLLTYELLKEAGIQNHIVTGTGNGQAHAWNLVNIDNKWYHLDTTFDDPVPDKAGRVTYSYFNMSDEQLSKDHEWDRSKYPAATTSYFGELTNKIKAGSSKTAAYEQMLKETNLKYLSAQYGAENYNEFKKKLQQQFASKPEKVEVRYKQSMDGTMQDIKKVLNEITWPKGAKRVSYQVAPYSAMTGYSLATITFTY; encoded by the coding sequence ATGGGAGGTTTACACGCGTCATCTGTAACTTATGCAGCTACGAATCCGACTACAGTGACAACACAATCAGATGCAAAGTTGTTAAATGATTTCAGCAAAGAATTAAAAAAACAGATTGATAATCGAGAAGAAAATATTACAATCACATATAAAACAAAAGATAGAAATGCTAGAAATATTATGGATCAATTGTATGGCGAGTTTAATAAAATTGTAGATGCAGATGAGTATGTAAAATATAATGTAGCTTCTACTAAATACTCTATTAAAGGGCTGCCGGGGAACTATACGTTTACACTGCAAGTGAAATACCGTGAATCAAAAGAGCAAACACAGTATGTAAAGTCTCAGGCGAAAGCAATTATCGGTTCAATTGTACAACCAGGAATGGATGAACATGAGAAAGTAAAAGCTATTCATGATTACGTTGTAAAACATGTATCTTATGATACGTCTTATCAAGCGTATACAGCATATGAAGCATTAGCGAATCGTTCTGCAGTTTGCCAAGGATATACATTATTAACATATGAGTTACTAAAAGAAGCAGGTATTCAAAATCATATTGTAACAGGTACAGGGAATGGACAAGCTCACGCATGGAATTTAGTGAACATTGATAACAAGTGGTACCATCTCGATACTACATTCGATGATCCAGTTCCGGATAAAGCTGGGCGTGTGACATATTCATATTTTAATATGTCAGACGAGCAGTTAAGTAAAGATCACGAATGGGATCGTAGCAAATATCCAGCAGCAACTACAAGTTACTTTGGTGAATTAACAAACAAAATAAAAGCTGGTAGTTCAAAAACTGCTGCATATGAACAAATGTTAAAAGAAACAAATTTAAAGTACTTGTCTGCACAATACGGAGCGGAAAATTACAATGAGTTTAAGAAAAAATTACAGCAACAATTTGCTTCCAAGCCAGAAAAAGTAGAAGTACGATATAAGCAGTCAATGGATGGAACAATGCAAGATATAAAGAAAGTATTAAATGAAATAACTTGGCCAAAAGGTGCAAAGCGTGTATCTTATCAAGTTGCGCCATATAGTGCAATGACAGGTTATTCGTTAGCGACAATTACATTTACGTATTAA